Proteins encoded together in one Impatiens glandulifera chromosome 1, dImpGla2.1, whole genome shotgun sequence window:
- the LOC124922498 gene encoding stress-response A/B barrel domain-containing protein At5g22580-like, with the protein MADHLFKHLAVAKFKEGIVVEEILSGLEKLVSDIDAVISFEWGIDIESLEMLRQGYTHAFVLTFKSKDDYKSYLAHPKHVKYTTIFSQVIDKIVVLDFPAVQSKSPP; encoded by the exons ATGGCTGATCATCTTTTCAAGCACTTGGCGGTGGCTAAGTTCAAAGAAGGAATAGTGGTGGAGGAGATTTTGAGTGGACTGGAGAAGCTTGTTTCTGATATTGATGCTGTCATCTCCTTTGAATG GGGAATTGACATTGAAAGCTTGGAAATGCTAAGGCAAGGATACACACATGCCTTTGTGCTGACATTCAAGAGCAAGGATGACTACAAGTCCTACCTTGCCCATCCCAAACATGTTAAGTACACGACTATATTTTCCCAAGTCATTGACAAGATTGTCGTGCTTGATTTCCCTGCCGTTCAATCCAAGTCTCCACCATGA